Proteins found in one Pseudomonas sp. P8_241 genomic segment:
- a CDS encoding paraquat-inducible protein A, with amino-acid sequence MPDSVDAKELSELPLEDLVACHECDLLMRKPELAHGEKALCPRCGYELYAHRYSVVQRSLALVIAALLLYVPANFLPIMQLNLLGQSSHDTVWSGVVALFDTGMQSVSVIVFLCSMGIPLLKLLCQLAVLLSIRFDIGRSYGLLLYRIYHHIREWGMLEVYLMGVLVAIVKLADMAAITVGLGLACFIGLLLVQVWLEVVMSPHQIWQALSGEDAHAGD; translated from the coding sequence ATGCCGGATTCGGTTGACGCCAAAGAGCTGTCAGAATTACCACTGGAAGATCTGGTTGCCTGCCATGAGTGTGATTTGCTCATGCGCAAACCCGAACTCGCCCACGGCGAAAAAGCCCTGTGCCCACGCTGTGGCTACGAACTCTATGCCCATCGGTACAGCGTTGTACAACGCAGTCTTGCATTGGTCATAGCCGCGCTGTTGCTGTATGTCCCGGCGAACTTTTTACCCATCATGCAGCTCAATCTACTCGGGCAATCTTCGCATGACACTGTCTGGAGCGGGGTTGTTGCGCTTTTTGACACGGGCATGCAAAGCGTTTCAGTGATTGTGTTCCTGTGCAGCATGGGGATCCCGCTGCTCAAGCTGCTGTGCCAATTGGCCGTATTGTTGAGTATCCGTTTCGATATCGGACGCAGTTACGGCTTGTTGCTCTATCGCATTTATCACCACATACGCGAATGGGGGATGCTTGAGGTTTACCTCATGGGTGTGTTGGTTGCGATCGTCAAACTGGCAGATATGGCAGCAATCACCGTCGGCCTGGGATTGGCGTGTTTCATTGGTTTGTTGCTGGTTCAAGTCTGGCTGGAGGTCGTCATGTCGCCTCACCAGATCTGGCAGGCGTTATCAGGAGAGGATGCCCATGCGGGCGATTGA
- the msrQ gene encoding protein-methionine-sulfoxide reductase heme-binding subunit MsrQ: MRYPAWRVGVFVVVMVWPMFWLYQAWMDVLGPDPGKVLVDRLGLGTLILLLITLSMTPMRKLTGWAGWIAVRRQLGLWCFAYVVLHLVAYLTFILGFDWSQLGVELRNRPYIIVGVMGFLCLLVLAVTSNRYSQRRFGARWKKLHRLVYVVLGLGLLHMLWIVRADLKEWTIYASIGAVLLVLRLPPLARRIPCLVTKKGTSAKKA; encoded by the coding sequence ATGCGATATCCGGCTTGGCGTGTGGGTGTGTTTGTTGTTGTGATGGTGTGGCCAATGTTCTGGTTGTACCAGGCCTGGATGGATGTGCTTGGGCCGGATCCTGGCAAGGTATTAGTCGACCGGCTGGGATTGGGAACGCTAATTCTGTTGCTCATCACACTGAGCATGACACCGATGCGGAAACTCACCGGTTGGGCGGGGTGGATTGCTGTCCGTCGGCAATTGGGATTGTGGTGTTTCGCTTATGTGGTTCTGCATCTGGTTGCCTACCTGACTTTTATCCTTGGGTTCGATTGGTCGCAACTCGGCGTCGAGCTGCGTAACCGGCCGTACATTATTGTCGGAGTAATGGGCTTCTTGTGTTTGCTGGTGTTGGCGGTGACCTCCAATCGATACAGTCAGCGCCGATTTGGTGCTCGCTGGAAGAAGTTGCACCGCCTGGTTTACGTAGTTCTCGGGCTTGGGCTGCTGCATATGCTCTGGATTGTGCGCGCCGATCTGAAGGAGTGGACTATCTATGCATCTATAGGTGCAGTGCTATTAGTGCTGCGATTACCGCCTCTTGCTCGCCGAATCCCCTGTTTAGTGACTAAAAAGGGCACTTCTGCCAAAAAGGCGTAA
- the msrP gene encoding protein-methionine-sulfoxide reductase catalytic subunit MsrP yields the protein MLIKVPKASDCHEWDVTPESLYLSRRHVLGAAVAGLAISGLPRWAAAADDVERYAGVEPGKAPSWFGKKLPSIEWGAVNVKDEAVTPFKDATHYNNFYEFGTDKGDPAANAGALKTQPWTVVVDGEVGKPGRYALEDFMKPYQLEERIYRLRCVEAWSMVIPWIGFPLSALLKEVEPTSSAKFIRFETLQDPKSMPGQRSGFALIDWPYIEGLRLDEAMNPLSILAVGMYGRELPNQNGAPLRLVVPWKYGFKSIKSIVRISLVSEQPKTTWESIASDEYGFYANVNPTVDHPRWTQARERRLPSGLFKPNVRETQMFNGYGDEVASLYAGLDLRKNY from the coding sequence ATGCTGATCAAAGTCCCAAAAGCATCTGACTGCCATGAGTGGGATGTCACGCCTGAGTCCCTCTATCTTTCTCGACGCCATGTATTGGGTGCTGCTGTTGCCGGTTTGGCCATCAGCGGGCTACCTCGGTGGGCGGCGGCGGCCGACGATGTGGAGCGCTATGCGGGCGTTGAACCTGGAAAGGCACCTTCCTGGTTCGGCAAAAAGCTTCCCTCAATTGAGTGGGGGGCAGTAAACGTCAAGGATGAGGCGGTCACGCCGTTCAAGGACGCAACCCACTACAACAACTTCTATGAGTTCGGCACGGATAAGGGTGACCCAGCTGCCAACGCCGGTGCACTGAAGACTCAGCCGTGGACCGTTGTTGTGGATGGTGAGGTGGGTAAGCCGGGGCGATATGCGTTGGAAGACTTCATGAAGCCTTACCAATTGGAGGAGCGTATCTATCGACTTCGTTGTGTTGAGGCATGGTCGATGGTGATTCCATGGATCGGATTTCCTCTCTCGGCTTTGCTCAAGGAAGTTGAGCCAACCTCCAGCGCCAAATTCATCCGGTTCGAAACCCTGCAGGACCCCAAGAGTATGCCGGGACAACGCTCCGGTTTTGCTTTGATCGATTGGCCTTATATAGAAGGGCTGCGATTGGATGAGGCGATGAACCCGTTGTCGATTCTCGCGGTGGGCATGTACGGACGTGAGTTACCGAATCAGAACGGGGCGCCACTACGTCTGGTGGTGCCCTGGAAGTATGGGTTCAAAAGCATCAAGTCCATTGTTCGGATCAGTCTTGTCAGCGAACAGCCTAAAACCACCTGGGAAAGCATCGCCTCGGACGAATACGGCTTCTATGCGAACGTGAACCCTACGGTTGACCATCCGCGCTGGACTCAGGCACGCGAACGTCGACTGCCAAGCGGACTCTTCAAGCCGAATGTGCGTGAGACGCAGATGTTCAATGGGTATGGGGATGAAGTCGCTTCTCTATATGCGGGGCTCGATCTGCGGAAGAACTACTGA
- the pssA gene encoding CDP-diacylglycerol--serine O-phosphatidyltransferase gives MSERPEEPNQAPDAESLLPIDEHVEEGHDAEGRKVRHRGIYLLPNLFTTANLFAGFYSIINSMSAQAALSAGDAVNASKYFAFAAIAIFVAMVLDGLDGRVARMTNTQSAFGAEYDSLSDMVAFGVAPALLAFGWALGDMGKVGWMVAFIYVAGAALRLARFNTQVGTADKRYFIGLASPAAAGVVAGIVWAFSDYGIQGSKMSFLVALMVAAAGMLMVSNIKYNSFKELDLKGRVPFVAILVVVLVFAVVFSDPPRILLLVFLAYAASGPVQYLLHLRRRKSAE, from the coding sequence ATGAGCGAACGCCCCGAAGAGCCAAACCAGGCTCCTGACGCCGAAAGCCTGCTGCCCATCGATGAACATGTCGAGGAAGGGCATGACGCTGAAGGTCGCAAAGTCCGGCATCGTGGTATCTATCTTCTGCCGAACCTGTTCACCACTGCGAACCTGTTCGCAGGGTTCTATTCCATCATCAACTCGATGAGTGCTCAGGCGGCCTTGAGTGCTGGCGACGCCGTCAACGCGAGCAAGTATTTCGCTTTTGCCGCTATCGCGATTTTCGTCGCCATGGTGCTCGACGGCCTCGACGGCCGCGTTGCGCGCATGACCAACACCCAGAGTGCCTTCGGTGCCGAGTACGACTCGCTGTCGGACATGGTCGCCTTCGGCGTTGCCCCGGCGTTGCTGGCATTTGGCTGGGCCCTGGGTGACATGGGCAAGGTTGGCTGGATGGTGGCGTTCATCTATGTGGCGGGTGCGGCGTTGCGTCTCGCGCGTTTCAACACGCAGGTCGGTACCGCCGACAAGCGCTACTTCATCGGTCTGGCCAGCCCGGCGGCTGCTGGTGTGGTGGCGGGCATTGTCTGGGCGTTCAGCGATTACGGCATCCAGGGTTCGAAGATGTCTTTCCTGGTTGCGTTGATGGTTGCGGCGGCGGGCATGCTGATGGTCAGCAACATCAAGTACAACAGCTTCAAGGAGTTGGATCTGAAGGGGCGTGTGCCCTTTGTGGCGATCCTTGTCGTAGTGCTGGTGTTCGCCGTGGTGTTCAGTGATCCACCGCGCATTCTGCTGCTGGTTTTCCTCGCCTATGCAGCATCCGGTCCGGTGCAGTACTTGTTACATCTTCGTCGGCGCAAAAGCGCCGAGTGA
- the ilvC gene encoding ketol-acid reductoisomerase — MKVFYDKDCDLSIIQGKKVAIIGYGSQGHAQACNLKDSGVDVTVGLRKGSATVAKAEAHGLKVTDVASAVAAADLVMILTPDEFQSSLYKNEIEPNIKKGATLAFSHGFAIHYNQVVPRADLDVIMIAPKAPGHTVRSEFVKGGGIPDLIAIYQDASGNAKNVALSYAAGVGGGRTGIIETTFKDETETDLFGEQAVLCGGTVELVKAGFETLVEAGYAPEMAYFECLHELKLIVDLMYEGGIANMNYSISNNAEYGEYVTGPEVINAESRQAMRNALKRIQDGEYAKMFISEGATGYPSMTAKRRNNAAHGIEVIGEQLRSMMPWIGANKIVDKAKN, encoded by the coding sequence ATGAAAGTTTTCTACGATAAAGACTGCGACCTGTCGATCATCCAGGGCAAGAAAGTCGCCATCATCGGTTACGGTTCCCAGGGCCATGCTCAAGCGTGCAACCTGAAAGACTCTGGTGTTGACGTGACTGTTGGCCTGCGTAAAGGTTCTGCCACCGTTGCCAAGGCTGAGGCTCATGGCCTGAAAGTGACTGACGTTGCTTCCGCTGTTGCAGCTGCCGACCTGGTCATGATCCTGACCCCGGACGAGTTCCAGTCCTCCCTGTACAAGAACGAAATCGAGCCGAACATCAAGAAGGGCGCCACCCTGGCCTTCTCCCACGGCTTCGCGATCCACTACAACCAGGTTGTGCCGCGCGCTGACCTCGACGTGATCATGATCGCGCCGAAGGCTCCAGGCCACACCGTACGTTCCGAGTTCGTGAAGGGCGGCGGTATCCCTGACCTGATCGCGATCTATCAAGACGCATCGGGCAACGCCAAGAACGTTGCACTGTCCTACGCTGCTGGCGTTGGTGGCGGTCGTACCGGCATCATCGAAACCACCTTCAAGGACGAGACCGAAACCGACCTGTTCGGCGAGCAAGCCGTTCTGTGCGGCGGTACCGTTGAACTGGTCAAAGCCGGTTTCGAAACCCTGGTTGAAGCTGGTTACGCGCCGGAAATGGCCTACTTCGAGTGCCTGCACGAACTGAAGCTGATCGTTGATCTCATGTACGAAGGCGGTATCGCCAACATGAACTACTCGATCTCCAACAACGCCGAATACGGCGAATACGTGACCGGTCCGGAAGTCATCAACGCTGAATCCCGTCAGGCCATGCGCAACGCCCTGAAACGTATTCAGGACGGCGAATACGCCAAGATGTTCATCAGCGAAGGCGCTACCGGCTATCCTTCGATGACCGCCAAGCGTCGTAACAACGCCGCTCACGGTATCGAAGTCATCGGCGAGCAACTGCGCTCCATGATGCCGTGGATCGGTGCCAACAAGATCGTCGACAAAGCTAAAAACTAA
- the ilvN gene encoding acetolactate synthase small subunit, translating to MRHIISLLLENEPGALSRVVGLFSQRNYNIESLTVAPTEDPTLSRLTLTTVGHDEVIEQITKNLNKLIEVVKLVDLSESAHIERELMLVKVKATGAQRAEIKRTTDIYRGQIVDVSASVYTVQLTGTSDKLDSFIQSIGTASILETVRSGVTGIARGDKVLSI from the coding sequence ATGCGGCACATTATTTCCTTGCTTCTGGAAAACGAACCGGGCGCTCTGTCTCGTGTGGTCGGCCTGTTCTCGCAGCGCAACTACAACATCGAAAGCCTGACCGTGGCGCCAACCGAAGACCCGACCCTTTCGCGTCTGACGCTGACCACTGTCGGTCACGATGAAGTTATCGAGCAGATAACCAAGAACCTGAACAAACTGATCGAAGTGGTAAAACTGGTCGACTTGTCGGAGAGTGCTCACATCGAGCGTGAACTGATGTTGGTCAAGGTCAAGGCCACCGGCGCCCAGCGCGCCGAGATCAAGCGCACCACCGATATTTACCGTGGACAGATCGTCGATGTCAGCGCCAGCGTGTATACCGTTCAACTGACCGGTACCAGCGACAAGCTCGACAGCTTCATTCAGTCCATTGGCACTGCCTCGATTCTGGAAACCGTCCGTAGCGGCGTGACCGGGATCGCACGCGGCGACAAAGTACTCAGCATCTAA
- a CDS encoding acetolactate synthase 3 large subunit, with translation MELLSGGEMLVRFLRDEGVKYIYGYPGGALLHVYDALFKEPEVTHILVRHEQAATHMADGYARATGKAGVVLVTSGPGATNAITGIATAYMDSIPMVVISGQVPSTMVGTDAFQETDMIGISRPIVKHSFMIKHASEIPEIMKKAFYLAQSGRPGPVVVDIPKDMTNPAEKFEYVFPKKAKLRSYSPAVRGHSGQIRKAAEMLLAAKRPVMYSGGGVILGGGSAPLTELAKMLNLPVTNTLMGLGGFPGTDRQFIGMLGMHGSYTANLAMHHADVILAVGARFDDRVINGASKFCPNAKIIHIDIDPASISKTIKADVPIVGPVESVLTEMVAILKEIGETPNKESVASWWKQIDEWRGDRGLFPYDKGDGSVIKPQAVIETLCEVTKGDAFVASDVGQHQMFAAQYYKFNKPNRWINSGGLGTMGFGFPAAMGIKLSFPDDDVACVTGEGSIQMNIQELSTCLQYGLPVKIVILNNGVLGMVRQWQDMSYGSRHSHSYMESLPDFVKLAEAYGHVGVRITDSKDLKSKMEEAFAMKDRLVVIDISVDTSEHVYPMQIKDGSMRDMWLSKTERT, from the coding sequence GTGGAGCTTTTATCTGGCGGTGAGATGCTCGTCCGCTTCTTGCGTGACGAAGGCGTCAAATATATCTACGGGTACCCGGGTGGTGCTCTTCTTCATGTATACGATGCCCTGTTCAAAGAACCGGAAGTGACCCACATCCTGGTTCGTCACGAACAAGCGGCTACCCATATGGCTGACGGTTACGCCCGTGCCACCGGTAAAGCCGGTGTGGTACTGGTGACTTCCGGTCCTGGCGCCACAAACGCCATCACCGGTATCGCCACGGCCTACATGGATTCCATTCCGATGGTGGTGATTTCCGGCCAGGTGCCGAGCACTATGGTCGGTACCGATGCGTTCCAGGAAACCGACATGATCGGTATCTCCCGGCCGATCGTGAAGCACAGCTTCATGATCAAGCACGCGTCGGAAATCCCGGAAATCATGAAGAAAGCCTTCTATCTGGCCCAATCCGGTCGTCCTGGTCCTGTCGTGGTCGATATCCCGAAAGACATGACCAACCCGGCCGAGAAGTTCGAATACGTCTTCCCGAAAAAAGCCAAGTTGCGCTCCTACAGTCCGGCTGTTCGTGGTCACTCCGGGCAAATCCGCAAGGCGGCAGAAATGCTCCTGGCGGCCAAGCGTCCTGTGATGTATTCCGGCGGCGGCGTTATTCTGGGGGGCGGTTCTGCGCCGCTCACCGAGTTGGCGAAGATGCTCAACCTGCCTGTGACCAATACCCTGATGGGTCTCGGTGGCTTCCCTGGCACCGACCGTCAGTTCATCGGCATGCTTGGCATGCACGGCAGCTACACCGCCAACCTGGCCATGCACCATGCTGACGTGATCCTTGCCGTCGGTGCGCGTTTCGATGACCGTGTAATCAACGGCGCTTCGAAGTTCTGCCCGAACGCCAAGATCATTCACATCGACATCGACCCGGCTTCGATTTCCAAGACCATCAAGGCCGACGTGCCTATCGTGGGTCCGGTTGAGAGCGTCCTGACCGAAATGGTCGCGATCCTCAAGGAAATCGGCGAGACCCCGAACAAGGAGTCTGTTGCCAGTTGGTGGAAGCAGATCGACGAATGGCGCGGTGATCGCGGCCTGTTCCCTTATGACAAGGGCGACGGCAGCGTGATCAAGCCGCAGGCTGTGATCGAAACCCTGTGCGAAGTGACCAAGGGCGATGCCTTTGTCGCTTCCGATGTGGGTCAGCACCAAATGTTCGCGGCGCAGTACTACAAGTTCAACAAGCCGAACCGCTGGATCAATTCCGGTGGGCTGGGCACCATGGGCTTCGGTTTCCCGGCGGCCATGGGTATCAAGTTGAGCTTCCCGGATGATGATGTCGCCTGCGTGACCGGCGAGGGCAGCATCCAGATGAACATTCAGGAGCTGTCGACCTGCCTGCAATACGGTTTGCCGGTAAAAATCGTCATCCTGAACAATGGTGTCTTGGGCATGGTTCGCCAGTGGCAGGACATGAGCTACGGCAGCCGTCACTCGCACTCCTACATGGAGTCGTTGCCTGATTTCGTCAAGCTGGCGGAGGCCTATGGTCACGTTGGTGTGCGCATCACCGATTCGAAAGATTTGAAGTCGAAGATGGAAGAAGCGTTTGCCATGAAAGATCGCCTGGTGGTGATCGATATTTCGGTCGACACCAGCGAGCACGTCTATCCGATGCAGATCAAAGACGGCTCCATGCGCGATATGTGGCTGAGCAAGACGGAGCGTACCTAA